A portion of the Streptomyces erythrochromogenes genome contains these proteins:
- a CDS encoding lysine N(6)-hydroxylase/L-ornithine N(5)-oxygenase family protein, producing MGTTSTHEHEIHDVVGIGFGPSNLSLAIALEEHRANVPDRPVKAAFFERQASFGWHRNMLLPSTTMQISFLKDLATFRNPVSRFSFVSYLHAAGRLVQFVNNQDFFPTRQEFHQYLEWAAAGLADRVSYGSEVTAIRPVGDAGTGSPDHLQLEVRGPGGDVRLVRARNVAISTGLVPRLPAGVTADERVWHSSQFLERFRGLDPNELKSVAVVGAGQSAAEITRFLYDMLPHARVSAVIPSYGYSVADDTPFANQVFDPAAVDEYYFGTDRAREAFWHYHRNTNYSVVDDEVIRDLHQRSYEEEVRGHKRLHFLNLTRVADVARVGNETRLTLTSLLDSEPQELDVDALVFATGYEGMDPAGLLGDFDRHFLRDETGRHRVERDYRLVAASGPSCGIYLQGGTEHTHGLSSSLLSNIAVRSGEIADSIVLRRAEQELAGVRAVEAAGAAVRA from the coding sequence ATGGGTACAACGAGTACGCATGAACACGAGATTCACGACGTGGTGGGCATCGGCTTCGGCCCGTCCAACCTGTCGCTCGCAATCGCTCTGGAAGAGCACCGGGCCAATGTTCCGGACCGTCCGGTCAAGGCCGCGTTCTTCGAGCGCCAGGCATCGTTCGGCTGGCACCGCAATATGCTGCTGCCGTCGACGACCATGCAGATCTCGTTCCTGAAGGACCTGGCTACCTTCCGCAATCCGGTGTCCAGGTTCAGTTTCGTTTCGTATCTGCACGCGGCCGGGAGACTGGTGCAGTTCGTCAACAACCAGGACTTCTTCCCGACCCGGCAGGAATTCCACCAGTACCTGGAATGGGCGGCGGCCGGCCTCGCCGACCGCGTGTCCTACGGATCCGAGGTCACCGCGATCCGCCCCGTCGGGGACGCCGGGACCGGCTCCCCCGACCACCTCCAGCTTGAGGTGCGGGGCCCCGGCGGCGACGTCAGGCTGGTCAGGGCGCGCAACGTGGCCATATCGACCGGCCTGGTGCCGCGCCTGCCGGCCGGGGTGACCGCCGACGAACGGGTCTGGCACAGCTCCCAGTTCCTGGAGAGGTTCCGCGGCCTGGACCCGAACGAGCTCAAGAGCGTGGCGGTGGTCGGCGCCGGCCAGAGCGCGGCCGAGATCACCCGGTTCCTGTACGACATGCTCCCGCACGCGCGCGTCAGCGCGGTCATCCCGTCCTACGGCTACTCCGTCGCGGACGACACTCCCTTCGCCAACCAGGTGTTCGACCCGGCCGCGGTCGACGAGTACTACTTCGGCACCGACCGGGCGCGGGAGGCCTTCTGGCACTACCACCGCAACACGAACTACTCCGTCGTCGACGACGAGGTCATCCGCGACCTGCACCAGCGCTCGTACGAGGAGGAGGTGCGCGGCCACAAGCGGCTGCACTTCCTCAACCTCACCCGGGTGGCCGACGTCGCCAGGGTCGGCAACGAGACACGGCTCACCCTCACGTCGCTGCTCGACAGCGAGCCGCAGGAGCTGGACGTCGACGCGCTCGTCTTCGCGACCGGCTACGAGGGCATGGACCCGGCCGGCCTGCTAGGCGACTTCGACCGGCACTTCCTGCGGGACGAGACCGGCCGGCACCGGGTGGAGCGCGACTACCGCCTCGTCGCCGCGTCGGGGCCGTCCTGCGGGATCTACCTCCAGGGCGGCACCGAGCACACCCACGGCCTGTCGTCGTCCCTGCTGTCGAACATCGCCGTGCGCAGCGGGGAGATCGCCGACTCCATCGTCCTGCGCAGGGCCGAGCAGGAACTGGCCGGGGTGCGTGCCGTCGAGGCTGCGGGCGCGGCCGTCC
- a CDS encoding FMN-binding negative transcriptional regulator, with protein sequence MFVPSNYREPDSSWMTDLMRDNPLALAVINGTAEGGPFATHLPVIADPRANEEWAPDLSGARLLGHMNKANPHWAAMKTGGVVLLTFTGPHSYVSPTVYEKSPAAPTWDFTSVHVRGVVEKIESSEETMDVVQSTVRAFEEAKFGSGWDMTDSIGYFHQLLPAVGAFRITVTGAEGMFKLSQEQPAEVRGRVLDSFTHSGCTRQHDTADLMRQLP encoded by the coding sequence ATGTTCGTCCCCAGTAACTACCGTGAACCGGACAGTTCATGGATGACAGACCTGATGCGCGACAATCCATTGGCGCTGGCGGTGATCAACGGGACCGCCGAGGGCGGGCCTTTCGCCACCCATCTTCCGGTCATCGCCGATCCGCGGGCGAACGAGGAATGGGCGCCGGACCTTTCGGGTGCCAGACTGCTCGGACACATGAACAAGGCCAATCCGCACTGGGCGGCCATGAAGACCGGCGGCGTCGTCCTGCTGACCTTCACCGGCCCGCATTCCTATGTCTCTCCGACGGTGTACGAGAAATCACCGGCGGCCCCGACGTGGGATTTCACCTCGGTGCACGTGCGCGGCGTGGTGGAGAAGATCGAATCGAGCGAGGAGACGATGGACGTGGTGCAGTCCACCGTGCGCGCCTTCGAGGAGGCGAAGTTCGGATCGGGCTGGGACATGACCGACTCGATCGGCTACTTCCACCAGCTCCTGCCGGCCGTGGGCGCCTTCCGGATCACGGTGACCGGCGCCGAGGGCATGTTCAAACTCAGCCAGGAGCAGCCCGCCGAGGTGCGCGGGCGGGTGCTGGACTCCTTCACCCACAGCGGGTGCACGCGGCAGCACGACACGGCCGACCTCATGCGGCAGCTGCCCTGA
- a CDS encoding LmbU family transcriptional regulator, protein MAIQVGDIEGSRTGRIRTGPEAAPKPHRGMGEDPRRGQVLTTKVGLQMPAGMSFDDWEKAGRQLSGIVDSSSWWLGDWLVYGKDHYTDRYQRGIRAAGLQYQTLRNYAWVSRRFDFGRRRGSLSFQHHAELASLPHDEQETWLDRAEQCRWTTKQLRSAIRAARESQDRVRVPAEPTRRLEVPGSRLEWWHKAAEQAGVDFERWVLVTLDSAAKQALAELGRLEEAVEGPAELTAAAGSRQPPEVRGPLEIEGPKPPAGTGEPDRPAPDA, encoded by the coding sequence ATGGCGATTCAGGTCGGCGACATCGAGGGATCGAGAACGGGTCGGATCCGTACGGGCCCCGAGGCGGCGCCGAAGCCGCACAGGGGCATGGGCGAGGACCCGCGGCGCGGTCAGGTGCTGACCACCAAGGTGGGTCTGCAGATGCCTGCGGGGATGTCCTTCGACGACTGGGAGAAGGCCGGCCGCCAGCTGTCCGGAATCGTAGATTCCTCTTCATGGTGGCTGGGCGACTGGCTCGTGTACGGCAAGGACCACTACACCGACCGCTACCAGCGCGGGATCAGGGCCGCGGGGCTCCAGTACCAGACGCTGCGCAACTACGCCTGGGTCTCCCGCCGGTTCGACTTCGGCCGACGGCGGGGCTCCCTCAGCTTCCAGCACCACGCGGAGCTGGCGTCCCTGCCGCACGACGAGCAGGAGACCTGGCTCGACCGTGCCGAGCAGTGCCGGTGGACCACCAAACAGCTGCGCAGCGCCATCCGCGCCGCCCGCGAGAGCCAGGACCGGGTCCGGGTCCCCGCGGAACCGACGCGGAGGCTGGAAGTGCCGGGCAGCCGTCTGGAGTGGTGGCACAAGGCCGCCGAGCAGGCGGGTGTCGACTTCGAACGCTGGGTGCTCGTCACCCTGGACAGCGCCGCGAAGCAGGCCCTGGCGGAGCTCGGCAGGCTGGAGGAGGCCGTGGAGGGGCCGGCGGAGCTCACGGCGGCGGCCGGGTCCCGGCAGCCGCCGGAGGTCCGGGGCCCCTTGGAGATCGAAGGGCCGAAACCGCCGGCGGGGACGGGGGAGCCCGACAGGCCGGCCCCCGATGCCTGA
- a CDS encoding pyridoxal phosphate-dependent aminotransferase — MTHSRAHKSPVSSRAARLKGSGLTEVFMLARTRDAVDLAVGTPGHPETSADLIEEAARAMRAGHNQYEHPNGDALLRQRIAESLGTPTDPDTEITVTAGATEALFVALLATVDPGDEVILLDPGFDHFSAAVELTGAVPRYVRLHAPEWRFDPAELAAAFSPRTRAVVLNTPGNPTGRVLTRQELGEIAALCERWDVTVISDEVYRAFVFDGRTHVSVADVPGLAERSIVVGSLSKSHAVSGWRLGFLRSDPVRTGALRQVHELTTLGAAVPLQVAAGRTAHGVDLTVAAAEMADRRDLAQDVFSRAGMKFAPAEGGCFLFADISPLTGGRQDSLGFVRELLDRTGVLVVPGTPFFADPADGESYVRIAFNRQTAVLREAERRLLNT, encoded by the coding sequence ATGACGCACTCACGGGCCCACAAGTCGCCCGTCTCGTCGCGTGCGGCGAGGCTCAAGGGCAGCGGGCTGACCGAGGTGTTCATGCTGGCGCGGACCCGCGACGCCGTCGATCTGGCGGTCGGCACACCGGGCCACCCCGAGACCTCCGCGGACCTGATCGAGGAGGCGGCCCGTGCCATGCGGGCCGGCCACAACCAGTACGAGCACCCCAACGGGGACGCCCTGCTGCGGCAGCGGATCGCGGAGTCCCTCGGCACCCCCACCGACCCGGACACCGAGATCACGGTCACCGCGGGCGCGACGGAGGCCCTCTTCGTCGCGCTGCTGGCGACCGTCGATCCCGGCGACGAGGTCATCCTCCTCGACCCCGGCTTCGACCACTTCAGCGCCGCCGTCGAACTGACCGGGGCGGTACCCCGCTACGTACGGCTGCACGCGCCCGAGTGGCGCTTCGACCCCGCCGAGCTGGCCGCCGCCTTCTCCCCCCGGACCCGGGCCGTCGTCCTGAACACCCCCGGCAACCCGACCGGACGCGTGCTCACCCGCCAGGAGCTGGGCGAGATCGCCGCGTTGTGCGAGCGGTGGGACGTCACCGTGATCTCCGACGAGGTCTACCGCGCCTTCGTCTTCGACGGGCGCACCCACGTCTCCGTGGCCGACGTGCCCGGGCTGGCCGAGCGCAGCATCGTCGTCGGGTCCCTGTCCAAGAGCCACGCCGTCAGCGGATGGCGGCTGGGCTTCCTGCGCTCCGACCCCGTGCGCACGGGCGCCCTGCGCCAGGTGCACGAGCTCACCACGCTGGGCGCCGCGGTCCCCCTCCAGGTGGCCGCAGGGCGCACCGCCCACGGCGTCGACCTGACGGTCGCGGCGGCCGAGATGGCCGACCGGCGCGACCTCGCCCAGGACGTCTTCTCCCGCGCGGGCATGAAGTTCGCCCCCGCGGAGGGCGGTTGCTTCCTCTTCGCCGACATCTCCCCGCTCACCGGCGGCCGGCAGGACAGCCTCGGCTTCGTCCGCGAACTCCTGGACCGGACCGGGGTGCTGGTCGTACCCGGAACGCCCTTCTTCGCCGACCCCGCCGACGGGGAGAGTTACGTGCGCATCGCGTTCAACCGGCAGACCGCGGTCCTGCGCGAGGCCGAGCGCCGCCTCTTGAACACCTGA
- a CDS encoding cytochrome P450, whose product MKHRSAGPLGPLPEFLGQYVAGEGQVPDGIDVVPFFTPAGDKMWLVCDYALARRVLTDKRFSRAEALTPQAPKLNDAQPVPNSMMSMDGADHSRLRRVVTKAFTTGRTAAMAPAVEELADRHLDALAASGPGTDLIEALVAPLPLAVLCSLLGVPPEDATRFRDWVEVLFDISASTPQEKARRRLELIDYMADLIDHKRRRPQDDLLTSMIAAHEQGDLSMGELLTMGLTLLMAGYETVVGQLGLSVHALLRDPAAYGELCGRPDRLAPTVEELLRLTPSTPISFPRVAVEAVPLGSVTIQAGEGVIVSLLHGNRDGKTFTEPGLLDPQGHDAAHLTFGHGVHRCLGAPLARLQLQIVLERLTRRFPTLRTASGPDAVVWKDGLGTRGLARLHVEW is encoded by the coding sequence ATGAAGCACCGCAGCGCCGGCCCGCTGGGCCCGCTTCCGGAGTTCCTCGGTCAGTACGTGGCCGGGGAGGGGCAGGTCCCCGACGGCATCGACGTCGTCCCGTTCTTCACGCCCGCCGGCGACAAGATGTGGCTGGTGTGCGACTACGCGCTGGCCCGCCGGGTCCTGACGGACAAGAGGTTCAGCCGCGCCGAGGCCCTCACGCCGCAGGCCCCCAAGCTCAACGACGCCCAACCCGTGCCGAATTCCATGATGAGCATGGACGGAGCGGACCACTCCAGGCTGCGGCGCGTCGTGACCAAGGCGTTCACCACCGGCCGCACGGCCGCCATGGCGCCGGCCGTGGAGGAGCTGGCCGACCGCCACCTCGACGCCCTGGCCGCGTCGGGGCCGGGCACCGACCTGATCGAGGCGCTCGTCGCACCGCTGCCACTGGCCGTCCTGTGCTCGCTGCTCGGCGTACCCCCCGAGGACGCCACCCGCTTCCGCGACTGGGTCGAGGTGCTCTTCGACATCTCCGCCAGCACCCCGCAGGAGAAGGCCCGCCGCCGCCTCGAACTCATCGACTACATGGCCGACCTGATCGACCACAAGCGCCGCCGGCCGCAGGACGACCTGCTCACCTCCATGATCGCGGCGCACGAGCAGGGCGACCTGTCCATGGGCGAGCTGCTCACCATGGGACTCACCCTGCTGATGGCCGGCTACGAGACCGTCGTCGGGCAGCTCGGCCTGTCGGTGCACGCCCTGCTCCGCGACCCCGCCGCGTACGGGGAGCTGTGCGGGCGGCCCGACCGGCTGGCCCCCACGGTCGAGGAACTGCTGCGGCTGACCCCCTCCACCCCGATCAGCTTCCCCCGGGTGGCGGTGGAAGCCGTACCGCTCGGCAGCGTCACCATCCAGGCCGGGGAGGGCGTCATCGTCTCCCTGCTGCACGGGAACCGGGACGGCAAGACGTTCACGGAACCCGGACTGCTGGATCCGCAGGGGCACGACGCCGCCCACCTGACGTTCGGGCACGGCGTCCACCGGTGTCTCGGCGCCCCGCTGGCCAGGCTCCAGTTGCAGATCGTGCTGGAGCGGCTGACGCGGCGGTTCCCGACCCTGCGGACGGCCTCGGGGCCTGACGCCGTGGTCTGGAAGGACGGCCTCGGCACGCGCGGGCTGGCCCGGCTGCACGTGGAGTGGTAG